Proteins encoded in a region of the Pseudomonas sp. PDNC002 genome:
- the hisH gene encoding imidazole glycerol phosphate synthase subunit HisH: MQTVAVIDYGMGNLHSVSKALERVGAGRVLVTSDANVIREADRVVFPGVGAIRDCMAEIKRLGFDSLVREVSQDRPFLGICVGMQALMERSEENDGVDCIGLFPGQVRFFGKDLHEDGEHLKVPHMGWNEVAPGVDHPLWHDIPNNARFYFVHSYYIEAGNPRQVVGRGHYGRDFAAALAEGSRFAVQFHPEKSHTHGLQLLQNFAAWDGRW; encoded by the coding sequence ATGCAGACAGTGGCCGTCATCGACTACGGCATGGGCAATCTGCACTCGGTATCCAAGGCGCTGGAACGCGTGGGCGCCGGGCGCGTGCTGGTGACCAGCGATGCCAACGTGATCCGCGAGGCGGACCGCGTGGTGTTCCCCGGCGTCGGTGCGATCCGCGACTGCATGGCCGAGATCAAGCGCCTGGGCTTCGACAGCCTGGTGCGTGAAGTCAGCCAGGACCGCCCGTTCCTCGGCATCTGCGTCGGCATGCAGGCGCTGATGGAGCGTAGCGAAGAGAACGACGGCGTCGATTGCATCGGCCTGTTCCCCGGCCAGGTACGCTTCTTCGGCAAGGACCTGCACGAGGATGGCGAGCACCTGAAGGTGCCGCACATGGGCTGGAACGAAGTAGCGCCGGGCGTCGACCACCCGCTGTGGCACGACATTCCGAACAATGCGCGCTTCTACTTCGTGCACAGCTATTACATCGAGGCGGGCAACCCGCGCCAGGTGGTCGGTCGCGGCCACTACGGGCGTGATTTCGCCGCGGCGCTGGCAGAAGGTTCGCGCTTCGCCGTGCAGTTCCACCCGGAGAAGAGCCATACCCACGGCCTGCAGCT
- the hisB gene encoding imidazoleglycerol-phosphate dehydratase HisB, with translation MAERKASVARDTLETQIKVSIDLDGTGKARFDTGVPFLEHMMDQIARHGLIDLDIECKGDLHIDDHHTVEDIGITLGQAFAKAIGDKKGIRRYGHAYVPLDEALSRVVIDFSGRPGLQMHVPFTRASVGGFDVDLFMEFFQGFVNHANVTLHIDNLRGHNTHHQIETVFKAFGRALRMAIELDERMAGQMPSTKGCL, from the coding sequence ATGGCCGAACGCAAGGCATCCGTCGCGCGCGACACCCTGGAAACCCAGATCAAGGTTTCCATCGACCTGGATGGAACGGGCAAGGCCCGCTTCGATACCGGGGTTCCCTTCCTCGAGCACATGATGGACCAGATCGCCCGCCACGGCCTGATCGACCTGGACATCGAGTGCAAGGGCGACCTGCATATCGACGATCACCATACCGTCGAAGACATCGGCATCACCCTCGGCCAGGCCTTCGCCAAGGCCATCGGCGACAAGAAAGGCATCCGCCGCTACGGCCATGCCTACGTGCCGCTGGACGAGGCGCTCTCGCGCGTGGTGATCGACTTCTCCGGCCGCCCCGGCCTGCAGATGCACGTGCCGTTCACCCGCGCCAGTGTCGGCGGCTTTGACGTGGACCTGTTCATGGAGTTCTTCCAGGGCTTCGTCAACCACGCCAACGTCACCCTGCACATCGACAACCTGCGCGGGCACAACACCCACCACCAGATCGAAACCGTGTTCAAGGCCTTCGGCCGCGCGCTGCGCATGGCCATCGAGCTGGACGAGCGCATGGCCGGCCAGATGCCGTCCACCAAAGGGTGCCTGTAA